In Rhodothermales bacterium, a single window of DNA contains:
- the lysA gene encoding diaminopimelate decarboxylase, whose amino-acid sequence MSTSAFLPATLLSIADTHGTPTYVYREQTIRERIDALRTHLEGVPVRLLYAMKANHALPVLEVMRDCGLGIDAVSPAELELALRMGFEPSDILYSANNMTDAEMDTAVRSGVVMNIGELSRLERFGAAHPGSDVCVRVNPQVGAGHHAHVITAGEKSKFGIPVEQIDRIRDLAAAHDLRIVGLHQHIGSGIMDTQTLWKAISVMLETARTFDTLRFVNVGGGLGVPYKPEEQPLDLATFESLIVAPLRSYGATHPNPALEFRFEPGRFFTAECGVLLARVNTIKPTDSRVFAGLDSGMGHLVRPAMYNAWHTIVNLSRPDGPVREYDIVGNICESADFFAKNRHVAELAEGDIVGILDAGAYGMSMASTYNMRPLPAEVWIPVDGPPRLLRKRLTPEEFVSEYMASFVPGT is encoded by the coding sequence ACCCTGTTATCCATCGCCGATACGCACGGAACGCCCACATACGTGTACCGGGAGCAGACCATCCGCGAACGTATTGACGCTCTGCGAACGCACCTGGAAGGCGTCCCGGTCCGGTTGCTCTATGCAATGAAGGCCAATCATGCCCTGCCGGTCCTGGAGGTCATGCGGGACTGTGGGTTGGGCATCGATGCCGTATCGCCGGCCGAATTGGAACTGGCCCTCCGGATGGGGTTCGAGCCCTCGGATATCCTGTATTCAGCCAACAACATGACGGATGCCGAGATGGACACGGCCGTCCGATCCGGCGTCGTCATGAACATCGGCGAGCTCTCAAGACTGGAACGCTTCGGCGCCGCCCATCCCGGATCGGACGTCTGTGTCCGGGTCAATCCCCAGGTGGGCGCCGGGCATCATGCACACGTGATCACCGCAGGTGAAAAGAGCAAATTCGGCATTCCGGTCGAACAGATTGATCGCATCCGTGACCTCGCGGCCGCCCATGACCTGCGGATTGTCGGACTGCATCAACACATCGGAAGTGGCATCATGGATACGCAGACGCTGTGGAAGGCCATCAGTGTGATGCTGGAAACCGCGCGTACGTTTGATACGCTTCGGTTCGTGAATGTCGGTGGCGGCCTGGGTGTACCATACAAGCCGGAAGAACAACCCCTGGATCTGGCCACTTTCGAGTCGCTCATCGTCGCCCCCCTGCGGTCGTATGGGGCCACACATCCGAATCCAGCGCTGGAATTCCGGTTCGAACCCGGGCGGTTCTTCACGGCCGAATGCGGCGTCCTCCTGGCCCGCGTGAATACCATCAAACCGACAGACTCCCGTGTATTCGCCGGACTGGACTCGGGAATGGGCCACCTCGTACGCCCCGCCATGTACAATGCCTGGCATACCATCGTCAACCTGAGTCGGCCGGACGGGCCGGTCCGCGAATACGATATCGTGGGCAACATCTGTGAGTCGGCCGACTTCTTCGCGAAGAACCGGCACGTGGCCGAATTGGCCGAAGGCGACATCGTGGGGATCCTGGATGCGGGCGCCTACGGCATGTCCATGGCCTCCACGTACAACATGCGTCCGCTTCCGGCGGAAGTGTGGATCCCGGTCGACGGTCCGCCCCGTCTGCTCCGCAAGCGCCTTACCCCGGAGGAGTTCGTGAGCGAGTACATGGCGTCATTCGTGCCCGGCACCTGA